A genomic segment from Peribacillus sp. ACCC06369 encodes:
- a CDS encoding DMT family transporter, translating into MNVFKFTLLILLTTFLMGSSFAVVKIGLPYSSPLLLAALRFTLAGFIMAMIVFFLRRPHPNSKGDWIKMLIIGTFQTAGVMGCIFLSLRTITASESSILTFTNPLLVVVFGTIFSQTRYKLYQWIGVLLGLVGVIITMGAQLEFKIGILFGILSAIFWAISTLLAKKWGAIFDTWVLSAYQMLFGGLLLLLGSFTLEKPFFIISGNSLFILLWLSIMSSIVQFAVWYYLLQKSDPGKTSAFLFLAPFFGVLSGWALLGEKIYTSLLIGGLFIIIGIYLVNGQFQKENKLVKRALE; encoded by the coding sequence ATGAATGTTTTCAAATTTACACTGTTGATACTTTTAACGACATTTTTAATGGGTTCTTCTTTTGCGGTAGTTAAAATTGGTCTACCTTATTCATCGCCATTATTATTAGCAGCATTACGCTTCACACTTGCTGGATTCATAATGGCGATGATCGTATTCTTTTTAAGAAGACCGCATCCAAACTCTAAAGGGGATTGGATAAAAATGCTTATTATCGGCACTTTTCAAACAGCCGGAGTAATGGGGTGCATTTTCCTGAGTTTACGCACTATTACAGCAAGTGAATCCTCAATTCTTACTTTCACGAACCCGTTACTCGTTGTTGTATTCGGTACAATTTTTTCACAAACACGCTATAAACTATATCAATGGATTGGAGTATTATTAGGATTAGTGGGAGTAATTATTACGATGGGAGCGCAACTTGAATTTAAGATTGGCATTCTTTTCGGCATTCTTTCTGCTATTTTCTGGGCCATTTCCACTTTATTGGCGAAAAAATGGGGAGCGATTTTCGATACATGGGTTTTATCTGCCTATCAGATGCTTTTTGGTGGTTTACTGCTTTTACTTGGCAGCTTTACTCTTGAAAAACCATTTTTCATAATTAGTGGAAATTCGTTATTCATTTTATTATGGTTAAGTATCATGTCATCGATTGTGCAATTTGCAGTTTGGTATTACCTTTTACAAAAGAGTGATCCAGGAAAAACGAGTGCCTTTTTATTTTTGGCACCTTTCTTCGGTGTATTATCAGGATGGGCACTATTAGGTGAAAAGATATACACTTCACTCCTAATTGGCGGACTGTTTATTATCATAGGCATCTATCTTGTAAATGGCCAGTTCCAAAAGGAAAATAAATTAGTTAAAAGGGCTTTAGAGTAA
- a CDS encoding helix-turn-helix transcriptional regulator, with product MSINPNMAEVASLLGETSRATILTSLLDGRFHTAGELALMAVITPQTASFHLSKLVEGNLVNVEKHGRHRYYQLANGEIARILESFLAISPPPEVRSLKQSRQVKMLQEARTCYDHLAGKLGVDLTESMLKAGYLKKEEREFAVTPKGDYFFSEFGIDLLDLRRKRRSFSHSCLDWSERHHHLGGALGNGLLTHFFDLGWIVRVPSIRAVKVTPEGKEGFKEVFCIEV from the coding sequence TTGAGTATAAATCCAAATATGGCGGAGGTAGCCTCCCTCCTTGGGGAAACGTCACGTGCAACAATACTTACAAGTTTACTGGACGGACGTTTTCATACGGCAGGTGAATTAGCATTGATGGCTGTAATAACACCGCAAACCGCCAGCTTTCACCTCTCAAAATTAGTGGAAGGTAACCTTGTTAATGTTGAAAAACACGGACGACATCGTTACTATCAGCTAGCAAATGGAGAAATTGCGCGCATTTTAGAATCATTTCTTGCCATTTCCCCACCACCTGAAGTTCGGTCGTTAAAACAATCAAGACAAGTTAAAATGCTTCAGGAAGCCAGAACTTGCTATGATCATTTGGCCGGAAAACTAGGAGTCGATCTAACTGAATCGATGTTGAAAGCCGGATATTTGAAAAAAGAAGAGAGAGAATTTGCAGTTACACCCAAAGGAGACTATTTTTTTTCTGAATTCGGCATCGATTTACTTGATTTAAGAAGAAAACGCCGTTCATTTTCCCATTCATGTTTAGACTGGAGTGAACGTCATCATCATCTTGGTGGAGCCTTAGGAAATGGACTCCTTACACATTTTTTTGATTTAGGCTGGATAGTCCGTGTTCCATCTATTCGCGCAGTAAAAGTAACACCTGAAGGGAAAGAAGGATTTAAAGAAGTTTTTTGTATAGAGGTATAA
- a CDS encoding alpha-glucosidase, which yields MEKKWWKESVVYQIYPRSFMDSNGDGIGDLRGIISKLDYLNELGVNVVWLSPVFKSPNDDNGYDISDYQDIMDEFGTLNDWDELLEGLHSRNMKLMMDLVVNHSSDEHKWFIESRSSKDDPYRDYYIWRPGKDGKEPNNWTSVFSGPAWQYDKETDEYYLHLFSKKQPDLNWANPTVRKEIHDMMIWWLDKGIDGFRMDVINLISKAEGLPSTPGGKRYDWGGDFFMNGPRVHEYLQEMNREVLSKYDMMTVGECPGASVEDATKYANSEGTELNMIFTFEHMDLDSGPGGKWDVKPLKLDDLKECMTKWQKGLEGKGWNSLYLNNHDQPRMVSRFGNDTSYRVESAKMLGTFLHMMQGTPYIYQGEEIGMTNVKFGLDDYKDIEILNMYREKVIEGQEDKAKVMESIYIKGRDNARTPMQWDDSKNAGFTTSTPWLKVNPNYREINVKQSLEDSNSIFYYYQKLIKLRKKYDVIVYGAYDLILKENEQIYAYIRTLDNETLLVICNFTGEAAYFELPEHISCEARQLLINNYADQNSDEISSNTLKPYEARVYLSK from the coding sequence TTGGAGAAAAAATGGTGGAAAGAAAGTGTTGTTTATCAAATTTATCCTCGGAGTTTCATGGATAGTAATGGGGACGGAATTGGAGATTTACGTGGAATTATTTCAAAACTTGATTATTTAAATGAATTAGGAGTTAATGTCGTTTGGCTATCACCTGTTTTCAAATCTCCAAACGATGATAATGGCTATGATATTAGTGACTATCAAGACATTATGGATGAGTTTGGTACCCTGAATGACTGGGATGAACTTTTGGAAGGATTACATTCACGCAATATGAAATTAATGATGGATCTAGTTGTTAATCACTCATCAGATGAACATAAATGGTTCATTGAATCCCGATCATCAAAAGATGATCCGTACAGAGACTACTATATTTGGCGCCCCGGCAAAGATGGAAAAGAGCCAAACAATTGGACATCAGTTTTTAGTGGTCCAGCTTGGCAATATGATAAAGAAACAGATGAATACTATCTTCATCTGTTTAGCAAAAAACAGCCTGATTTAAATTGGGCAAACCCTACAGTAAGAAAAGAAATTCATGACATGATGATATGGTGGCTTGATAAGGGCATTGATGGTTTTCGAATGGATGTGATTAACCTCATTTCCAAAGCGGAAGGATTGCCCAGCACTCCAGGCGGAAAGCGATACGACTGGGGTGGCGATTTCTTTATGAATGGTCCTCGTGTGCATGAGTATCTACAAGAGATGAATCGTGAGGTACTTTCGAAATATGACATGATGACAGTCGGCGAATGTCCTGGGGCATCCGTTGAAGATGCCACTAAGTATGCGAATAGTGAAGGTACTGAACTAAATATGATTTTCACATTCGAACATATGGATTTAGACTCAGGACCAGGCGGAAAATGGGATGTAAAGCCTTTAAAGCTGGACGATCTTAAAGAATGCATGACAAAATGGCAGAAAGGATTGGAAGGAAAAGGATGGAATAGCCTTTATTTAAACAACCATGATCAACCAAGAATGGTCTCTCGCTTTGGCAATGATACATCTTACCGAGTAGAATCCGCAAAAATGCTTGGAACATTCCTTCATATGATGCAGGGAACGCCTTATATTTATCAAGGTGAGGAAATAGGTATGACAAATGTTAAATTTGGTCTTGATGATTATAAGGATATTGAGATTCTGAATATGTACCGTGAAAAAGTTATAGAGGGTCAAGAGGATAAAGCTAAAGTAATGGAATCCATTTATATTAAAGGCCGTGATAACGCTAGAACTCCTATGCAATGGGACGATAGTAAAAATGCTGGTTTTACAACAAGTACTCCTTGGTTAAAAGTAAACCCAAACTATAGAGAAATTAATGTGAAACAATCATTAGAAGACTCGAATTCTATCTTTTACTACTATCAAAAACTAATTAAGTTAAGAAAAAAATATGACGTAATTGTGTACGGTGCATATGATCTTATTTTAAAAGAAAATGAGCAAATTTATGCGTATATACGTACTTTAGATAACGAAACATTACTTGTTATTTGCAACTTTACAGGGGAAGCAGCCTACTTTGAATTACCAGAACACATTAGTTGTGAAGCTAGACAACTGCTAATCAATAACTACGCGGATCAAAACAGTGATGAAATTTCTTCTAATACATTAAAACCTTATGAAGCGCGCGTTTATCTCTCAAAGTAA
- a CDS encoding carbohydrate ABC transporter permease — MESKKVNWPITILLIFCSLVILFPLYLTVVTAFKSPDEMSKSLLSLPHTLRWENFAEAIRLTNFFQSIKNSFIVTVFTVALTLLTNSMVAYAIARNMHRRFFKLLYYYFVSAMFVPFPIIMLPVVKQTSLFGLNNMTGLIFLYIVYGLAFNIFIYVGYIRSIPKSLEEAAYVDGASIWTVFWKVIFPLLSPINATVGILTCLWAWNDFMLPLVILSDRDSMTLPLVQYVFQSQFTTNYNLAFASYLMALSPMVLVYIIAQKWIISGVTKGAVK; from the coding sequence ATGGAAAGTAAAAAAGTAAATTGGCCTATAACCATACTGCTAATTTTTTGCTCACTGGTTATCTTATTTCCCCTCTACCTAACAGTCGTGACAGCATTCAAGTCACCAGATGAAATGAGTAAATCCCTTTTGTCTCTGCCTCATACATTAAGATGGGAAAACTTCGCTGAAGCCATTCGCCTGACGAATTTTTTTCAATCTATTAAAAATAGCTTTATCGTTACAGTTTTTACAGTTGCTCTTACATTACTGACAAATTCGATGGTGGCTTATGCCATTGCACGGAATATGCATAGACGATTCTTTAAGTTGCTTTATTACTATTTTGTTAGTGCGATGTTTGTACCTTTTCCGATCATTATGTTGCCTGTTGTAAAGCAAACTAGCCTATTCGGATTAAATAATATGACAGGACTTATCTTTCTGTATATTGTATACGGTTTGGCTTTTAATATTTTTATTTATGTGGGCTATATACGTTCGATTCCCAAGTCATTAGAAGAAGCAGCTTATGTAGATGGAGCAAGTATTTGGACAGTATTTTGGAAAGTTATTTTTCCATTATTAAGCCCAATAAACGCAACAGTCGGAATTTTAACATGTTTGTGGGCATGGAATGATTTTATGTTACCACTTGTAATTTTAAGTGATCGTGATTCGATGACATTGCCGCTTGTTCAATATGTATTCCAGTCACAGTTTACAACAAATTATAACTTAGCATTTGCCTCCTATTTAATGGCACTCTCCCCTATGGTCCTTGTTTATATCATAGCTCAAAAATGGATTATTAGTGGTGTGACAAAAGGTGCTGTTAAATAA
- a CDS encoding sugar ABC transporter permease codes for MVLPAFLIFFVFHTVPVFQGMIYSFTNYKGYGDFNFVGLKNYVNLFQDQRILASYGFTFKFAIVSTLLVNIISLAIAIGLNAKIKFQNTLRAVFFVPNILSVLIVGFIFNYLFAFFIPQIAEKLGITSLTQNILGNPDLAWVGIVIVAVWQAVAFNTILYLAGLQTIPTELYEAASLDGAGKWKSFKHITFPLIASFFTINMVLAMKNFLMVFDHIIAMTNGGPGQSTEAISVLIYKGGFSGGEFAYQAANSVIYFILIVVISILQIKFLQKREVDM; via the coding sequence ATGGTGCTTCCAGCATTTTTAATATTTTTTGTATTTCATACAGTTCCAGTTTTTCAAGGAATGATTTATAGTTTTACAAATTATAAAGGGTATGGGGATTTTAATTTTGTTGGCTTAAAAAACTATGTGAATTTATTCCAAGACCAACGTATTTTGGCTTCCTATGGCTTTACATTTAAATTTGCCATTGTTTCCACTTTACTCGTAAATATCATTAGTTTGGCAATTGCCATAGGACTTAATGCAAAGATTAAATTTCAAAATACACTTAGAGCTGTGTTTTTCGTGCCGAATATTCTAAGCGTATTAATCGTTGGGTTTATCTTTAATTATTTATTTGCATTTTTTATCCCTCAAATTGCTGAAAAGTTGGGCATCACATCTTTAACACAAAATATTCTTGGTAACCCAGATTTAGCATGGGTTGGAATTGTGATTGTGGCTGTATGGCAAGCCGTTGCATTTAATACCATTCTCTATTTAGCAGGATTACAAACGATTCCAACTGAATTGTATGAAGCTGCTAGTTTAGATGGTGCGGGAAAATGGAAAAGTTTTAAACACATTACATTTCCACTTATTGCATCTTTCTTCACCATAAATATGGTGCTTGCGATGAAAAACTTTTTGATGGTATTTGACCATATTATTGCAATGACAAATGGAGGTCCAGGTCAATCCACGGAAGCCATTTCGGTATTGATATATAAAGGGGGCTTCTCAGGGGGGGAGTTCGCTTATCAGGCAGCAAATTCTGTGATCTACTTTATTTTAATTGTGGTTATATCAATCCTGCAAATTAAATTCCTTCAAAAACGTGAGGTGGATATGTAA
- a CDS encoding extracellular solute-binding protein → MKNKWRYLCTTAFIASLLTGCTNQTTADEKIHIEFFQNKPEAVATFDHLIERFEKLHPNIDIEQNNVPDSETVLRTRLVKEDVPDLLAIGGNATYGDIAEEGLFHDFSRDSAINKVIPDYVNMLNLLGRTNNEDNGIPFATNANMLLYNKDKFKELGLQVPKTWDELINVSKRIQKQGELPFYFTYKDAWTAMVSFNALAGNLQGDNFIQDRNSNKTTFTEHYKETLVKMLTLLDYGHKDNFGRDYNAGNRAFANGESVMYIQGSWAISSIKAINPNIKLGSFPLPASNDSSQNKLVSGVDTVLTMSKDTPHKKEALMFIHFLLEKENSQYYIKEQNSFSAVKNVLQNDEALKELNPYFVQQKITSFPEHYFPASMQAANLVQDFLIKGEVKPFLSKLDDEWNKVKARE, encoded by the coding sequence ATGAAGAATAAGTGGCGTTACCTCTGTACTACAGCATTTATAGCCAGTTTACTTACAGGATGTACTAATCAAACAACAGCTGATGAAAAAATCCATATTGAATTTTTTCAAAATAAGCCGGAAGCTGTTGCGACATTTGATCATTTAATTGAAAGGTTTGAAAAATTGCACCCCAATATTGATATTGAACAGAATAACGTTCCTGATTCCGAGACGGTATTACGGACGAGATTGGTGAAAGAAGATGTACCAGACCTTTTAGCGATCGGAGGCAATGCTACGTATGGCGATATTGCAGAAGAAGGATTATTTCATGATTTTTCAAGGGATTCAGCCATCAATAAAGTTATACCAGACTATGTTAATATGCTTAATTTATTAGGTAGAACGAATAATGAGGATAATGGAATTCCCTTTGCGACGAATGCAAATATGCTTTTATATAACAAGGATAAATTTAAAGAGTTAGGGTTACAAGTTCCCAAAACATGGGATGAGCTAATTAACGTTTCAAAACGGATTCAAAAACAAGGAGAATTACCTTTTTATTTTACGTATAAAGATGCTTGGACTGCAATGGTCTCATTTAATGCATTAGCAGGAAACTTGCAAGGTGACAACTTTATCCAGGATCGCAATTCCAATAAAACAACTTTTACAGAGCATTACAAGGAAACTTTAGTAAAAATGCTTACATTGCTCGATTATGGTCATAAGGATAATTTTGGCCGTGACTATAATGCAGGCAATCGGGCGTTTGCAAATGGTGAATCAGTTATGTATATCCAAGGAAGCTGGGCAATCTCATCAATTAAAGCAATTAACCCAAATATAAAACTCGGTTCCTTTCCCTTACCTGCATCCAATGATTCATCTCAAAACAAACTCGTATCAGGTGTAGATACTGTATTAACGATGTCAAAAGATACACCACATAAAAAAGAAGCGTTAATGTTTATTCATTTTTTATTAGAAAAGGAAAATTCACAGTATTACATTAAAGAACAAAACAGTTTTTCTGCAGTTAAAAATGTTTTACAAAATGATGAAGCTTTAAAAGAGTTAAACCCTTATTTTGTACAACAAAAAATCACTAGTTTTCCGGAACACTATTTCCCTGCTAGTATGCAAGCAGCCAATTTAGTACAGGATTTTCTAATTAAAGGAGAAGTCAAACCGTTCCTTTCAAAACTGGATGATGAGTGGAATAAAGTCAAAGCGAGAGAATAA